A region from the Geobacillus vulcani PSS1 genome encodes:
- the cysI gene encoding assimilatory sulfite reductase (NADPH) hemoprotein subunit has translation MAKVILTAPDGPPSDVERIKRESRYLRGTLAETMEDPLSAGIPDDDNRLMKFHGSYLQDDRDVRTERQKQKLEPAYQFMIRVRTPGGVATPEQWLVMDEIARKYANGTLKLTTRQAFQLHGVLKWNVKKTMQAINSALMTTLAACGDVNRNVMCNPNPYQSEVHAEVYEWAKLISDHLLPRTRAYYEIWLDDEKVAGTPPVDGEEEPIYGPTYLPRKFKIGIAIPPSNDVDVFSQDIGFIAIVEDGKLAGFNVAIGGGMGMTHGDKTTYPQLAKVIGFCRPDQVVDVAEKIMTVQRDYGNRSSRKHARFKYTIDRLGLEAVKEEIERRLGWKFEEARPYHFEHSGDRYGWVEGVNGTWHFTLFVEGGRVKDYDDYKLMTGLREIANVHTGDFRLTPNQNLVIANVTSEKKPEIEALIAKYGLTDGRRYTALRRNALACVALPTCGLAMTEAERYLPKLLDKIEEIIDENGLRDEEITIRMTGCPNGCARHVLAEIAFVGKAVGKYNMYLGAAFNGTRLGKLYRENIGEEDILRELRVLLSRYAKERLDGEHFGDFVIRAGIVKEVTDGTNFHD, from the coding sequence ATGGCGAAAGTCATCTTAACGGCGCCGGACGGACCGCCAAGCGATGTCGAGCGCATCAAGCGGGAAAGCCGTTACTTGCGCGGCACGCTTGCTGAAACGATGGAAGACCCGCTCAGCGCGGGCATTCCCGATGATGACAACCGGCTGATGAAGTTCCACGGCAGCTACTTGCAAGACGACCGGGATGTCCGCACCGAGCGGCAAAAACAAAAGCTTGAGCCGGCGTATCAGTTTATGATCCGCGTCCGCACGCCGGGTGGGGTGGCGACGCCGGAGCAGTGGCTGGTCATGGATGAAATCGCCCGCAAATACGCCAACGGCACGTTGAAACTGACGACGCGTCAAGCGTTTCAATTGCATGGCGTCTTGAAATGGAACGTGAAAAAGACGATGCAAGCCATCAACAGCGCTTTGATGACGACGCTTGCCGCTTGCGGCGACGTCAATCGGAACGTGATGTGCAACCCGAATCCGTACCAATCGGAAGTGCACGCGGAAGTGTACGAATGGGCGAAGCTGATCAGCGACCATTTGTTGCCGCGGACACGGGCGTATTATGAAATTTGGTTGGATGATGAAAAAGTGGCGGGGACGCCTCCAGTCGACGGTGAGGAAGAACCGATTTACGGCCCGACCTATTTGCCGCGGAAATTTAAAATCGGCATCGCCATTCCGCCGTCTAACGATGTCGATGTGTTCTCGCAAGACATTGGGTTCATCGCTATTGTCGAGGACGGCAAGCTCGCCGGGTTTAACGTCGCCATCGGCGGCGGCATGGGGATGACCCACGGCGACAAAACAACCTATCCGCAGCTCGCCAAAGTGATCGGCTTCTGTCGTCCGGATCAAGTCGTGGACGTGGCGGAGAAAATTATGACCGTGCAGCGCGACTACGGCAACCGCTCGTCACGCAAACACGCCCGCTTCAAATACACGATCGACCGGCTTGGCTTGGAAGCGGTCAAAGAGGAAATTGAGCGCCGTCTTGGCTGGAAGTTTGAGGAAGCGCGTCCATACCATTTTGAACATAGCGGCGACCGCTACGGCTGGGTCGAAGGCGTCAATGGAACGTGGCATTTCACCCTCTTTGTCGAAGGCGGCCGCGTCAAAGACTACGATGATTACAAGCTGATGACCGGCTTGCGCGAAATCGCCAACGTTCATACCGGCGATTTCCGGCTGACGCCGAACCAAAATTTAGTCATCGCCAATGTAACGAGCGAGAAAAAACCGGAAATCGAGGCGCTGATCGCCAAGTACGGCTTGACCGACGGACGCCGGTACACCGCCTTGCGTCGCAACGCGCTCGCCTGTGTGGCGCTGCCGACATGCGGCCTCGCGATGACGGAAGCGGAGCGGTACTTGCCGAAACTGCTCGATAAAATTGAGGAAATCATCGATGAAAACGGCTTGCGTGATGAAGAAATCACGATCCGCATGACGGGCTGTCCGAACGGCTGCGCCCGCCACGTGCTCGCTGAAATCGCCTTCGTCGGCAAAGCGGTCGGCAAATACAACATGTACCTCGGCGCCGCCTTCAACGGCACGCGCCTTGGCAAGCTGTACCGCGAAAACATCGGCGAAGAAGACATTTTGCGCGAACTGCGCGTCCTTTTGTCCCGCTACGCGAAAGAGCGGCTTGACGGCGAACATTTCGGCGACTTCGTCATCCGTGCCGGCATTGTTAAAGAAGTCACAGACGGAACGAATTTCCATGATTAA